In Apium graveolens cultivar Ventura chromosome 10, ASM990537v1, whole genome shotgun sequence, the following are encoded in one genomic region:
- the LOC141692601 gene encoding IAA-amino acid hydrolase ILR1-like 4 codes for MDLIKWVFLINTICIYFSTPILSNSFLQEGLSQIPMKFLNLAKRSDLVDYMVKIRRKIHENPELGYEEFETSELIKTELDKMGIFYKYPFAITGVVGFIGSGDAPFVALRADMDALAMQEEVEWEHKSKVPGKMHGCGHDAHVAMLLGAAKMLQEHRHDLKGTIVLVFQPAEEGGAGAKKMLDDGALENVEAIFGLHVSSSHPIGKVASRPGPILAASGFFEAVISGKGGHAAIPQHTIDPILAASNVIVSLQHLVSREADPLDSQVVTVGKFQGGGAYNVIPDSVTIGGTFRAFSKESFEKLKWRITEVITGQAAVQRCKASVSFSAMGKTFYPVTVNNKDLHKHFQKVVKDMLGAENHKEMQPLMGAEDFSFFAEAIPGYFYFVGMHNETQGKLASSHSPYYTINEDALPYGAALHASVATRYLLENQPKTISPDKRIHEEL; via the exons ATGGATTTAATCAAATGGGTGTTCTTGATTAATACTATCTGTATATATTTTTCAACACCCATCTTGTCAAATTCATTTCTGCAAGAAGGGTTGTCTCAAATTCCTATGAAGTTCCTTAATTTGGCAAAAAGAAGTGATCTTGTTGATTATATGGTAAAAATTAGGAGAAAGATTCATGAAAATCCTGAACTTGGTTATGAAGAATTTGAGACTAGTGAGCTTATAAAAACTGAACTTGATAAAATGGGCATTTTTTATAAGTACCCTTTTGCTATAACTGGTGTTGTTGGCTTCATTGGAAGTGGTGATGCTCCTTTTGTGGCTCTTAGAGCAGATATGGATGCTTTAGCTATGCAG GAGGAAGTGGAGTGGGAGCATAAAAGTAAAGTTCCTGGAAAGATGCATGGTTGTGGGCATGATGCACATGTAGCGATGCTTCTTGGAGCAGCAAAGATGCTTCAAGAGCACCGGCATGATTTAAAG GGAACCATAGTTCTGGTTTTTCAACCAGCTGAGGAAGGAGGTGCAGGAGCCAAGAAAATGCTAGATGATGGGGCACTTGAGAATGTTGAAGCCATTTTTGGACTGCATGTATCAAGCAGCCATCCTATAGGTAAAGTCGCCTCTCGGCCTGGACCTATTTTAGCTGCCAGTGGTTTCTTTGAGGCAGTAATAAGCGGAAAGGGTGGTCATGCAGCTATTCCCCAGCACACAATTGACCCAATCCTAGCAGCTTCGAATGTTATTGTTAGTTTGCAACATCTTGTTTCACGTGAAGCTGATCCCTTGGATTCCCAG GTAGTAACAGTTGGGAAGTTCCAAGGAGGTGGAGCATACAATGTTATTCCAGATTCAGTTACAATTGGTGGAACATTTCGAGCATTTTCAAAAGAGAGTTTTGAGAAACTGAAATGGAGGATCACAGAG GTTATTACAGGACAAGCTGCTGTGCAGAGGTGCAAAGCAAGTGTCAGCTTTAGTGCCATGGGAAAAACCTTTTACCCTGTAACTGTGAATAACAAAGACTTGCACAAGCATTTTCAGAAGGTTGTGAAGGACATGTTAGGAGCGGAGAACCATAAAGAAATGCAACCACTAATGGGAGCCGAAGACTTCTCATTTTTTGCAGAGGCTATCCCAGGATACTTCTACTTTGTTGGAATGCACAATGAGACCCAAGGAAAACTTGCATCAAGTCACTCCCCGTACTACACTATAAATGAAGATGCACTACCATACGGCGCTGCACTGCATGCATCAGTGGCCACAAGGTACCTCCTTGAAAACCAACCGAAGACAATTTCACCTGACAAAAGAATACACGAAGAACTGTAA